From one Catenuloplanes nepalensis genomic stretch:
- a CDS encoding type IV toxin-antitoxin system AbiEi family antitoxin — translation MTDAPTGILALVRERLAELGITLTVEPTSKPASDSQTGMAASLSFKETEARYIVTVKARATLTSLARGTSPQATHPTLVVTDRISPRSATALRQAGVQFIDGLGNAHIRFGDVLIEVHGRTGDGPPHGTGIGRQPRPANMFSPRRAQVTLALLTWPELAGEGVRPIAHAAGVSVGQAHEALAQLRSAGFLASSSGELHRLDELLDFWSAAYPAGLARRLELARYHGDLSKPVQRTHAEQRFFFSGESAKGADIARPATLTIYVDALDPRTPVINRWSASPDHVPNVFVRQKFWHDPHPQDAPNAPWPLVYADLMAAGDARLIEVAKTWRARSARSDQM, via the coding sequence GTGACCGATGCGCCTACCGGCATCCTCGCCCTCGTCAGGGAGCGCTTGGCCGAACTCGGCATCACACTCACGGTCGAGCCGACTTCCAAGCCTGCCTCTGACAGCCAGACCGGCATGGCCGCCTCCCTCTCGTTCAAAGAGACAGAAGCCCGATACATCGTGACCGTCAAAGCACGGGCCACACTCACCTCGCTGGCCCGCGGCACATCCCCGCAGGCGACTCATCCGACGCTGGTCGTCACCGACAGGATCAGCCCTCGGAGTGCTACCGCGCTCCGCCAAGCCGGTGTCCAGTTCATCGATGGGCTGGGTAACGCCCACATCAGATTCGGCGACGTCCTCATCGAGGTCCACGGCCGGACCGGCGACGGTCCTCCGCACGGCACGGGCATCGGCCGGCAGCCGCGGCCTGCCAACATGTTCAGCCCTCGACGCGCTCAGGTGACCCTCGCGCTCCTCACATGGCCGGAGTTGGCAGGCGAGGGGGTCCGTCCGATCGCCCACGCTGCCGGCGTCTCGGTCGGCCAGGCGCACGAGGCCCTGGCCCAGCTCAGATCGGCTGGATTTCTCGCCTCGTCCTCGGGCGAACTGCACCGACTCGACGAGTTGCTGGATTTCTGGAGCGCCGCCTACCCTGCGGGCCTCGCCCGGCGGCTGGAACTGGCCCGATACCACGGCGACCTCTCGAAGCCCGTACAGCGAACCCACGCCGAGCAGCGTTTCTTCTTCAGTGGCGAATCCGCGAAGGGAGCCGACATCGCACGGCCGGCGACATTGACGATCTACGTCGACGCCCTCGATCCGCGGACACCCGTCATCAACAGGTGGAGCGCCAGCCCCGATCACGTGCCGAACGTGTTCGTCCGCCAGAAGTTCTGGCACGACCCACACCCGCAGGATGCCCCGAACGCCCCCTGGCCGCTCGTCTACGCCGACCTCATGGCGGCCGGAGATGCCCGTCTCATCGAAGTGGCCAAGACCTGGAGGGCTCGGAGTGCTCGATCCGACCAGATGTGA
- a CDS encoding class I SAM-dependent methyltransferase, whose translation MQSSTAPGAFVQRFLRNPARVGTPAATSAAVSRQMAAPIPEHGDPLVVELGAGTGAVTEWIQQRLGGRGHHLAIEIDPVFAGLLRERYPTVDVAEADASRLPALLAERGLGAADVVVSALPWTLLPDEQARGILAAVAASMAPHGAFTTITLSMGSRMPGARRFRDALGVTFEEVTQSRTFWRNPPPAFVYEAHRPRQRPASPHS comes from the coding sequence ATGCAGTCCAGCACCGCCCCCGGGGCCTTCGTTCAACGTTTTCTCCGCAACCCCGCCCGGGTCGGCACACCGGCCGCCACGTCCGCCGCGGTCAGCCGCCAGATGGCCGCGCCGATCCCCGAGCACGGCGACCCGCTGGTCGTCGAGCTCGGTGCCGGGACCGGCGCGGTCACCGAGTGGATCCAGCAACGGCTCGGCGGCCGCGGCCACCACCTCGCGATAGAGATCGACCCGGTCTTCGCCGGCCTGCTCCGCGAGCGTTACCCGACGGTCGACGTGGCCGAGGCCGACGCGAGCCGGCTCCCCGCGCTGCTGGCCGAGCGCGGGCTCGGCGCGGCCGACGTGGTCGTCAGCGCGCTGCCGTGGACGCTCCTGCCCGACGAGCAGGCCCGCGGCATCCTCGCCGCGGTCGCCGCCTCGATGGCCCCGCACGGCGCGTTCACCACGATCACGCTCAGCATGGGCAGCCGCATGCCGGGCGCCCGCCGGTTCCGTGACGCGCTCGGCGTCACCTTCGAGGAGGTCACCCAGAGCCGCACCTTCTGGCGCAACCCGCCGCCGGCCTTCGTCTACGAGGCGCACCGCCCCCGGCAGCGGCCCGCCTCCCCGCACAGCTGA
- a CDS encoding DUF6928 family protein — protein MGAKTALLAFSDGDLRRSPALSPDDGIVEDIGEPYGFEAEFWAGARPDG, from the coding sequence ATGGGCGCGAAGACGGCGCTGCTGGCGTTCAGTGACGGGGATCTGCGGCGGTCGCCGGCGCTGTCCCCGGACGACGGCATCGTGGAGGACATCGGCGAGCCGTACGGGTTCGAGGCCGAGTTCTGGGCCGGCGCACGCCCGGACGGGTGA
- a CDS encoding DUF6928 family protein has translation MGVKTALLAIGDVDLRTALRGAPRPVDDAEELVRGLLPDRHVTRIGDGTLTDRICPPDDITYATALRGAVLLCDRRFALDRPSRLPAHVLRAGADRRITLHTMDAASGRFAYGVWEHGALVRSLSLSGTRVLEDIGDRYSFELGPADDPGALGQAALRAFFGFVLDGQARPGDVDAAAVRVHGFQVEDPLFREQAARQAMLARVSAGAYRRPLATTTIADTLRPASLADYAG, from the coding sequence ATGGGCGTGAAGACAGCGCTGCTGGCGATCGGGGACGTGGACCTGCGCACGGCACTGCGCGGTGCACCCCGGCCGGTGGACGACGCGGAGGAACTCGTCCGCGGCCTCCTGCCGGACCGCCACGTCACCCGGATCGGCGACGGCACGCTGACCGACCGGATCTGCCCGCCGGACGACATCACGTACGCGACCGCGCTGCGCGGCGCCGTGCTGCTCTGCGACCGCCGCTTCGCCCTCGACCGCCCGTCCCGGCTCCCCGCGCACGTGCTCCGGGCCGGCGCCGACCGCCGGATCACGCTGCACACCATGGACGCCGCGTCCGGCCGGTTCGCCTACGGCGTGTGGGAGCACGGCGCGCTGGTGCGGTCGCTGAGCCTGTCCGGCACCCGCGTGCTGGAGGACATCGGCGACCGGTACAGCTTCGAGCTCGGCCCGGCCGACGACCCGGGCGCGCTCGGCCAGGCCGCGCTGCGCGCGTTCTTCGGCTTCGTCCTCGACGGCCAGGCCCGCCCCGGCGACGTTGACGCCGCCGCCGTGCGCGTCCACGGCTTCCAGGTCGAGGACCCGCTCTTCCGCGAGCAGGCCGCCCGCCAGGCCATGCTGGCCCGCGTCAGCGCCGGCGCCTACCGCCGCCCGCTCGCCACCACGACCATCGCCGACACCCTCCGCCCCGCCTCCCTCGCCGACTACGCGGGCTGA
- a CDS encoding class I SAM-dependent methyltransferase, protein MQSNSGAAFIQRFLKNPAQVGAIAATSPAVSRRLAEPIPETGDPLVVELGPGNGAVTEWILRRLGGRGHLMAIEIDPVFAEMLQRNYPALDVAVADAGDLAKLLSDRGLGTVDTVVSALPWTTFSDEQTRRILRALAASMSPDGVFTTITYTTARMMPPWRRVLAALNDTFETVEPSRAIWANLPPAFVYEARRPRLRA, encoded by the coding sequence ATGCAGTCGAATTCCGGTGCGGCCTTCATCCAGCGCTTCCTCAAGAACCCGGCCCAGGTGGGTGCGATCGCCGCGACGTCGCCGGCGGTGAGTCGCCGGCTGGCCGAGCCGATCCCGGAGACCGGCGACCCGCTCGTGGTCGAGCTGGGACCGGGCAACGGCGCGGTCACCGAGTGGATCCTCCGGCGGCTCGGCGGCCGCGGCCACCTGATGGCGATCGAGATCGACCCGGTCTTCGCGGAGATGCTCCAGCGCAACTACCCCGCGCTCGACGTGGCCGTCGCGGACGCCGGTGACCTGGCGAAGCTGCTGTCCGACCGCGGCCTCGGCACGGTCGACACGGTGGTCAGCGCGCTGCCGTGGACGACGTTCTCCGACGAGCAGACCCGGCGGATACTGCGCGCGCTCGCCGCATCGATGAGCCCGGACGGCGTGTTCACCACGATCACGTACACGACCGCGCGGATGATGCCGCCGTGGCGCCGGGTGCTGGCCGCGCTCAACGACACGTTCGAGACGGTCGAGCCGAGCCGGGCCATCTGGGCGAACCTGCCGCCGGCGTTCGTCTACGAGGCCCGCCGGCCGCGCCTCCGGGCCTGA
- a CDS encoding GNAT family N-acetyltransferase, whose protein sequence is MTDWTTRAETAADIEVIRAVTAAAFETPAEADLVDALRADPAWIEGLSVVAVTDDGTVAGHALLTRCHIGDVPALCLAPCSVAPAHQRTGAGSAAIRAALDAARAMGEAFVVVLGHHTYYPRFGFRRASESSIRLPIEVPDEAAMALTLDPARPLPSGTIRYAAPFGI, encoded by the coding sequence ATGACTGACTGGACGACCCGGGCCGAGACTGCTGCCGACATCGAGGTCATCCGGGCCGTGACGGCCGCCGCGTTCGAGACGCCGGCCGAGGCGGACCTGGTCGACGCGTTGCGCGCGGATCCGGCCTGGATCGAGGGACTGTCCGTCGTCGCGGTCACGGACGACGGCACCGTGGCCGGCCACGCGCTGCTGACCCGCTGCCACATCGGCGACGTGCCGGCGCTGTGCCTGGCGCCGTGCTCGGTCGCGCCCGCGCATCAGCGCACCGGCGCCGGGTCCGCGGCGATCCGGGCGGCGCTGGACGCGGCGCGCGCGATGGGCGAGGCGTTCGTGGTCGTGCTCGGCCACCACACCTACTACCCGCGGTTCGGCTTCCGGCGGGCGTCGGAGTCCAGTATCCGGCTGCCGATCGAGGTGCCGGACGAGGCTGCGATGGCGCTCACGCTCGACCCGGCACGGCCGCTACCGTCGGGCACGATCCGTTACGCCGCGCCCTTCGGGATCTGA